The Candidatus Defluviibacterium haderslevense DNA window GTTAACTCCTGAAGAGGAAGTTGAGTTAGCAAAAAAAATTAAACAAGGCGATCAAATTTCCTTGGAAAAATTAACTAAAGCTAACTTAAGATTTGTGGTTTCAGTTGCCAAACAATACCAAAACCAAGGTTTATCTTTATCTGATCTTATCAACGAAGGTAATTTAGGTCTTATTAAGGCAGCCCAAAGGTTTGATGAAACCAGAGGATTCAAGTTTATTTCCTATGCAGTGTGGTGGATCCGCCAATCCATATTACAAGCCTTAGCTGAACAATCCAGGATAGTAAGGCTACCTTTAAATAAAGTAGGTTCATTAAATAAAATTAATAGGGCATTCTCAGAACTCGAACAAGAATATGAACGTGAACCTTCTGCTGAAGAATTGGCAACTTTACTTGAAATACCAACTGAAGAAGTAGAAACTACTCTAGGTGTAGCTGCTAGACACGTGTCAATGGATGCCCCATTCGTTGAAGGTGAGGATAATTCATTGTTAGATGTATTAGAAAACAGTAGTACACCAGCCACTGATTCCATATTGGAATATAAGGACTCTTTGCGAAGAGAGATAGAACGTGCTTTAGGAACACTTACCGACCGTCAAGCTGATGTAATAAAGCTTTATTTTGGAATTGGTGTTGAACATCCAGAATCACTTGAAGATATTGGTGATAAATTTGGCTTAACCCGTGAAAGAGTTCGACAAATTAAAGATAAAGCCATCAATAAACTACGATCAACTACCCGAAGTAAACTATTAAAGCAATACCTGGGTTTCTAGAATCTGACTTTGTGCCAATTTTTTTATATATAAAAAATACAAATCTGTTGTATGATGCCTTCTTTTTTGTCAACTTTGCACAAAATTTAAAGCATGAGCACAAACAATCAATTTGAACAAATAGAAGCAGCTTTACGTAATTGGAGAGAAAAGGAAAAAACAGCTCTTAAATTAAGTAAATTAGTTGGCGAATTAAGATTCGATCGATCTATAGAAATCGTGTTTTTTAGACACGACTTATATGATGAAAGGCCAAGTGATATCATCAACAAACATTTATTTTCAAAACATTATATAGACAAGCCCCTATCTATTGAACTGACACTTCAGATTGTTGAAGCTATAGTCGAATTAAAAGAGCTGGAGCCGTCAAGAATTGATGTCGGCAAATTAGCTTCAGAATGGGAAACAAGCAATAAAGAATTTGATTCCATTGATTCTTTTCTTCGTGATAAACTAAAAAAAGGATTTAATTCCAACATCAAACGCGATAGTCACAGGGATGTTGTACTTTATGGTTTTGGAAGAATTGGACGATTGGTAGCCCGTCGCCTGATATCAAGTACAGGTAGTGGCGAACAATTAAGATTAAGAGCCATAGTCATTCGACCTAGTATGAAAGACAGGTCAGAAGAAATATTTAAAAGGATGGCTCTTCTGGAAACAGATTCCATACATGGCGATTTTCCTGGAACTATTGATGTAGATGTAGAACATTCTCAAGTTGAAATCAATGGAAATAGAATTCAAATGATTTTTGCAAATGATCCAAGTGATATCAATTATGAATCATTTGGTATTGCAAATGCACTACTCATTGATAATACCGGAATGTGGGACACTAAAGAAAAACTTAGTGCACACTTACGTCCTGGAATATCACAAGTTATACTTACAGCACCCGGAAAGGATATTCCAAATATTGTAGTAGGCGTCAATCATGATATAATAAATTTAGAACAAGAAAATGTTTTTTGTGCTGCTTCTTGTACGACTAATGCTATTGTTCCAATCATCCAAGTACTTGATCAAAGATTTTTAATCGAAAAAGGACATTTGGAAACCGTTCATGCCTATACAAGCGATCAGAATCTCCTGGACAATTTTCATAAAAAACCAAGACGTGGCCGGGGAGCACCAATCAATATGGTTATAACAAGTACAGGCGCAGCGAGTGCAGTAGCAAAGGTGTTACCTCATCTAAAAGGAAAATTAACCGGAAATGCTGTTAGAGTTCCCGTTCCAAATGTTTCTCTTGCTATTTTAAATCTTAGTTTTGCTAATCCAACCACTTTAGAAGACATCTTAGGTGAACTAAGAAAAGCCACCCTTCATGGCAATTTAGTTGAACAATTACAATACTCTACTTCAAACGAATATGTTTCCAGCAATGCAGTAGGATCAACAGTTGCCTCAGTTATTGATGCTCCAAGTACGATACTTTCAAACGATGGAAAAACAGCAACTATTTATGCTTGGTACGATAATGAATTTGGTTATACATGTCAGGTAGTCCGGTTAGCTAAATATGTTGCTCAGGTCAGAAGATTTACTTATTATTAATGAATAACGAACATTTGGATTATAAAAAATGGCAACCATTTCTGCTCGGATTATGTGCCGCTATCGGCATGTTTGGAGGATATAAATTAAAACTTGCAGAATCAAATAATAATGTATATAATAAAGTTATTGATCCTAGTTATTTTGTCCATCAGAAAACTCAAGATGCATTATCCTATATCCAAACAAAATATGTAGATAGCTTAAAAAATGAAGCCCTTAGCGAATATTTAATTAGTCAATTGGCCTATGCGTTAGATCCCTATTCAGAATATATTTCTGCAAATCATCTGCAAGAATATATGGATGAAATGGATGGAGGTTATCAAGGCATTGGAATGGAATATCAATTGATACATGATAAGCTTATAGTTTCAAAAATAATTTCACAAGGACCCATTTCGAAAACATCGATTGAATTAGGTGACGAAATTTTAAGTATAAATAATCATGTCATTAATTTCCAAAATTCAAAGTCAGATTCCATCAATACGTTCATCAAAGCAAGCAACGACACCATTGATTTGGTTTGGAAAAAACAACTTAATGCTGAAGTAACCAAATCAAAAGTTATACGTGACAATATAGAAACAAGCACCATTGGTACAGTTTTTAGTCCTTATGATAAAACGATTTATATAAAAATTAAACTTTTCGGAGATCGCACTTATCGAGAATTTATGGAAGTGCTGGAGAATTATGTATTTGAACACAAGTGCACAAATTTAATTTTAGATCTCAGAGATAATCAAGGCGGATTGGTACATATAGCTGCTGATATTTTGAATCAATTGGTTCAAGAAAAAGATGTGATGTTATTCAGGACATCTGGACGACAAGTAGTATCCAAAGAATATAAATCTTTAGGCAAACCTTTTTTCAAATTAAATAAAATTATAGTATTAATCAACGAAAAAACGGCATCAGCAGCTGAAATAGTTGCCGGATCACTGCAAGATTTAAACTTAGCAACTATTATCGGAACGCCAAGTTTTGGAAAAGGAACCATACTGGAACAATTCAATTTAGCAGATGGGTCAGCTTTGCGGATAGCAACTTCAAGAATATATTTACCTTCTGGTCGGTGCATTCAAAAATCATATAATCAATCCGCTGATAGTATTTCAAACTGGTTGAGTCCATTTCGAAGTGACACCAATAGTATTCTTATAAGTAATGGAAAAAAAATAATTAATGGACAAGCCATTTATCCTGACTTGTTGGTTTCAAACCCAGTCGCTGAACCTAATTCAAGTGATGATGTAAAAGAAATAGCCCTGAAATTGGCATTGAATAATATTCAGAGTTTAAAAAACCTTATAGGTGACGATGTAGAAAAAATAGATGATAAGACCATCGATTTATTTTTGAAAACCAAGTTAAAGGATTGGGAAAACTCAATAACCAAACAAAATCACTTCGATTGGATTATCGAAGAAAGTAAATTTGCAATTACGAATTTACTTTTTGGTGAAGACATGGAACAAAGAGCTTCGCTGAATCAAGATGAAGTTATGTTAACGGCATTAAATCTTTTAAAAAACAATAAATAAATATACTTAAATCCCACTATTGATTAAATCGGGTAATCTTTAAAAGTTGGGGTCTAATACAAATGAAAATAATACTCTACCATGACCTTAGGTACAAGTATACCACAAGTATACCACAAGTATGTACTCCTATAGGGTAGGTTTGATACCAACTAAGACACCATTGAAGTAGGTTTAATTAGATGTAAATAATAAGTACTCCTATAGTTGGTGTTATTCCTACATACGGACATTTGATTCTAAAAGTAAATAATGTTTGAATAATTTCGGACTTCGCATTCCAAGTTTCACATAATTTATCGGCACCAAAGGTTTCCTTTCTTTATGAGTAAATAATTTAATTAAAAAACCTTCATAACTTAAAATGCTTACGGCGCAATAAATCCTGCTCAACCATTTCCATGAACTACCTAATAACATTAAAGAGCCATTTAACATCAGCAAGCTAATTAATTGTTTAACGAATAAAAATCAATTCACCATCCTTGTCATATCTAGCAATAACACTAGGTTCTCTTAGCTCTGAATTGCTTTGTCCGTATTTTACAATATAGTCCACTGAAGATTTGACATCTTCAGATATCTGATTAAAATTTAATGGTGTTGGCTCACCCGTTTTATTTGCGGATGTTGATATAATCGCTTGATTAACTTGACCAATTAATTGATTACAAAAAGGATCTCCACATATTCGAATGGCAATACTTCCATCCTGAACAATAACATTATGAGGTAAATTTTTAGCTTTAGGATAAATTATGGTTAATGGCTGGCTGTGATAACTTAACAGGGTTTCAATTCTAGGATGTATACCCACAACGTAATGCTTAAGCATTTGAACAGAATTAACTAGAATGATGAAAGATTTATCCGGAGTCCTATTTTTAAGTTGGGTGATTCTATCGATACCAGCTACATTATTCACCAGGCAGCCCATTCCCCAAACTGTATCTGTTGGGTATAATATGACTTTATCATCCAATAGCAGCTTTGCTATTTCTGTAACTTCATTGTATTCAAAGTTCATATTCATGAATTTTGGGATTATTTAAGCCTTCTGTTAAAATATTTTGATATTTAATAATCAATTAACGCAATCTGGCGTTTCATTTAGTATTCAAATAGCTAAATGAGTTTAAAATTTTATATTTTATTACTATTTGCCCTATGTAATCATTCGATTTTCGCCAAGCACATCATTGGTGGTGATATTTCCTATGTATGTAATGGTATAAACAAAACAACAAATCGAGCAAACTATACTGTTACCATTAAAGTTTATCGGGACTGTAATGGAAATGGGGCTAAATTCGATGAAAATCCGTTTATTGGCATTTATTTGAAATCGGCAAATAATAACTATACCGTATTTCAAAGTTTCACAATACCCTCACCTAAGGTAAATAAGTTAGTCTCTGATAATCCTTGTATCATTATTCCACCTAATGTATGTGTAGAAGAAGGTATTTATAAATTTACCATTGATTTGCCTATCGTTACTTCTACATACGTTATTGCCTATCAAAGATGTTGTAGAAATGAAACGATTTCAAATATTCTGAATCCAGGAGATCAAGGAGCTGCTTATACTATTGAAATTACGCCATTAGCCCAACAAGTTTGTAATAATAGTCCACTTTTTAAAAAATTTCCACCAATCGTAATTTGTGTAAACTCCCCGCTTGTTTTTGACCATTCTGCTACAGATCCTGAAGGTGATTTGATAACTTATGAATTTTGCAATCCTTATACTGCAGGAGGAATGAATGGTTCCAATGGAATAGGTAATGCAACAGATTGTAATGGAGTAACTCCAGACCCTTCAAAATGTTTACCACCGTTTTCTACAGTGCAGTTTAGAGCTCCCTTTTACACCGTTTTTGAGCCTCTAGGGGGAAATCCTCCGGTTACCATTAATACCCTGACGGGGTTAATCACGGGAACACCTAATATTATTGGCCAGTTCGTAGTGGGTGTCTGCATGAAAGAATACCGGAATGGACAGTTATTATCTGAATCCAGACGTGATTTCCAATTCAATGTCACGACTTGTATTGATTTAGTTAATGCAAAAATCGCATCTGATTCAATTATCAATAATAAGGAGTATATCCTGAATTCATGTGGAAATAATACCATTGACTTTATCAATCAAAGCTCTGATGAAAAATTTATAAATACCTATGATTGGGAATTCAATATTAATGGTCAAATTCAGTCCTACAATATTAAAAATCCGAGTGTTAATTTTCCAGGGATAGGCAGTTATTTAGGTACATTATTTCTTAATCGTGGGGCGCAAGGATGCAATGATACCGCCAATGTTAGAGTCAATGTCTTTCCTGAAATCAAAGCCGATTTTTCATTTCAATATGACACATGTATAGCTGGCCCCGTTCAATTTAAAGATCTTTCTTTTTCAGGCTCCAATAAACTCACTAACTGGAATTGGCTATTTGAACCAAAAGGGACATCAATCATTAAAGATCCTTCATTTGACTTCCGAACACCAGGAATAAAACCCGTATTTCTGCAAATCAAAGATATTAATGGTTGCATGGATACCATCACAAAAGATATCAATTACTATCCTGTTCCACAACTATTGGTTATTGATCCCAGTGATTTTATTGGATGCAATCCAATGGAAGTACAATTTGAAAATCTTTCCTATCCCATTGATTCTACTTATGATATTATTTGGGATTTTGGTGATGGACAGACCAGTGGAAAAATATCTCCAACACATACTTTTGACCTACCGGGAATATATTCTGTTAATCTAAAAGTCAGATCTCCAATTGGTTGTTTTACAGAAATCAACTATCCCAATTGGATTCAAGTTAAACCATCACCAATTGCCGATTTTATCTTCAAACCACAAGATCCAAGTTCATTTCATAAGGAAATCCTGATTACTGATCAGTCTATTGATGCTCAATCATTAAAGTATATTATCGATAATCGGGATATTTTAATCCAAAGAAATCCTAAATATACTTTCAGAGATACCGGTATTCATGAAGTTAAGCAAATTGTAGTCCATGCAAGTGGCTGTCAGGATACACTTATCCAATTTATTGATGTAGAGCCTAAAGTTACTTATTTTGTTCCCAATGCTTTTACGCCAAATGGAGACGGTTCAAATGAACTCTTTTATGGTGTGGGCTATGTAGAAGGTATGAAAAACTTTGAAATGAGCATTTGGGATCGTTGGGGTGCCCTATTATTTAAATCCAATGATCCAAATGAAGCCTGGAATTCAAGAATCAACAATACTGGTTCAATTGTCCAAAATGGAGTCTATGTATACAAAATTTCATTTTCTACCCCAAGAGACAAACTTGTAAATTTGAAAGGATTTGTAACTGTAGTTCGATAAAATCGAATAATATTTAATATTTTTTTATTATTTTAAGGAATAATAATTACCTTTGCCACTCTTTTTAAAAGACCTAAATTATTACCGTCATGAATTTGATTAAATACGTTGAAGACCAATTACTTGACATAAGTAGAATTCCTGAATTCTCAGCAGGAGATACTATTATCATGAGCTATAAGATCATAGAGGGTAATAAAGAAAGGGTTCAAGACTTTCGGGGAGATGTACTAAACATCCGTGGCGAAGGTAAAAACAAGTCATTTACCGTACGTAAAATATCAAGCGGTATAGGTGTAGAGCGTATTATCCCTTTTTCTTCTTTGAATATAGTTGATATCAAAGTAGTTAAGAAAGGTCGGGTAAGAAGAGCTAAACTTTTCTATTTAAGAAAACTATCCGGTAAGAAAGCAAGAATCAAAGAGGCAACTTTTTCTAAATAATATCCGATTACTGCTTTTATTTACAAATCCTACTCCTTTTTTGGATTTCTGTCTTGTTTAAGATAACTTTCCTTTAAGAAATTAAGAATATTAGAAACAATATTTCAATATAATATATAACTATATTCCTTAATTTACAAATCCTATTCTGCCTTTAAGATTTCTATCAATATCTTATCATCCTTTGGTGCGATTTTGTTGAATTTTCTATTAAATTCAATGTATTTCCAATCGTTTCCAGGTTCCAAAACTATAATTTTACCATCTAAACTAAACTCTACGGGCAAACTAAATTGTTGTTCTAAGTTATCCCATTTATACTTGATTTGAGTGTAAGTATCTCTAAAACTGACTGAATATATCAATTTAGGCAGGTTTTTATACCTTAGATATTGTCTTAAAAAAGGGCCGTAATCTTTACCTGTTTTAAGATTGACAAATTCTATAAAATCCTTACTTGTTGCAAATCCCATTTTATATTTATCATAAAAACCTTTAAAAATATCAAACCACAGACTGTCATTATTGATGGCGTATCTCAAGGTTTGCAATACCCAAGAACCCTTACTGTAGATATCATGAGGATTATTTGTAAAATTAACACCCAAAGGACCTATTAAGGGTTGATCATTACTAATACCTTTCTTTTGACTATTCAAATACCTTAGGGCGGCTTCCCTACCATAGAAATATTCTACAAATAAACTCTCCATATAAGTGGCAAATCCTTCGTGAAGCCACATATCTGCATGATCCTTACATGAAACACTATTTCCCCAATATTCATGTGCTGTTTCATGCAGAATAATGTAATCAAAATCAAATTCCTCTGGAATTCTAGAACCAAGATACCCACGTTGAAATTTGTTACCGTAGGCAATAGCAGATTGATGTTCCATACCTAAATAGGGAGCTTCAACTAAACCATAACCATCCCGAATAAATGGATATGGCCCTAGATAATGCTCAAAGGCTTCAAGGACTTTTGGTACCTGTCCAAAATGAGCTTTAGCCTTAGTAACATTTGGTTTCAAAACACTAAAATTCAGAGCTAATGCTTCACCGCTTTTAGTGGTGTATGTTTCATTAAAAGTCTCATATTGACCAATATAAACCGTAACATTATAATTATTTATCGGATAGCTTACATTCCAATGATAGGTTGTTTTCTTTTTACCCATTTTCTTTTTACCAACTAATTTACCATTTGAAATAGCAACATATGGATTTGGCACTGTAAAATACATATCCATAGATTCAGGTTCATCAGATAGATGATCTTTATTGGGCCACCATAGACTTGCGCCATCGCCCTCACAAGCAACTCCAATCCAATCCATATTATCCGCATCCTTAGACCAAACAAAACCTCCATCCCATGGTGCATTTTTAGCTATAGTAGGATTTCCCTCATACTCTACTAAAATGGTACATGATTCTCCAGACTTTATAGGATTGGCAATAAATACAGCGTTATATATTCTTCTGTATACTAATTCCTTCTTGTCTTTAGTGATTTTGAGAATTTTCATGTTTTCAAATAAATCCAATTGAATTTCTTCCATATCCGCCATACTCGTTAAAGTTATCGCGTTAGTCCCTTTAATAAATTTGCGGTCGGGGTCTACAGATAGGTTCAGGTCATAATGCTTCACATCATAAGTCCTTTCCAGCCGTAAGCTTCCCCTAAGCGAATCTTTTAATTCAAAAACAGGCTTTTGCGCAATTCCATAAAAGCTTATTAGGAATAAAAGGGATATCAATAATTGAGTACCAAATTTCATTTGAACCAAACATTTAATTTACATAAAAATTTAAGAATCATAGAATCTAAAGAATTCGAGGTAATTAAATTGAGGCATACCAATATATAAGATCTTGATTCGGCGCACAAGATATCGATTTTTAATCTTCAATCAGGTCAAAGCGACTAAAATGCTCTTAAAAATTCCAAAAAGGCCTTATACTAGAGCCGTAAACCTTAAAAAAAGGATGCATCTTAAAGTAAAAACAAACAAAATGGCCATTAATCATCATAAATTAATCAATTTGCCGTCTACTACAAATGATTAAGGCCTGAAGACCATGTTTCATTAAGGCTCAATGTTAATCTTTACCTAATCTACAAATCTTGAATATTGACAAACCCTATTTATCTTTTTATACCATCCAAAGTCTAAAATCAAGCCTAAACTTAGAAATTAAATTGACTTAGAAATTGAAGATAACTATTCGAAAGTTCTAAAAAGCAATATCTTTGAAATACGTAATAACCATATGAATAAATCGATATACATATTCCTTTTTCTGCTCATAGGAGCATCATGCAAAAAAGACACCCTCATCAACAACAGTTTGATTAAAGGTAAATGGATGGTAACAGAAGCGCATCGGGACGGAAAAAAAACTAAAATGATGTCAGGTGCCTATTTTTACTTTGATGATAGTATTATATCCACCAATTATATGGGTGCAGATAATCAATTTTATTATTATATAGATAAAAATAATATTTTTGAAAAAACACATAACGAATTACTTTTTCAAACGTTGCTTGATAAGGAACAAAACTTAATATTTGAAACAAAAATTCAAAATGTACCATTTACATTAAAATTAAAAAAGGAATGATTGAGCGCATAATATGTCTTTGGATTCTCCTTTTATGCAGTTTTAGTATTCATGCTGCGCAAGGAATTAATGGAGATATTAGAGCCGTTGTATATCAAGATGAAGACATTCAATACGTAGAAATTTCATATTATCTGAAGACTGAATCACTTCAAAAAATATATCACGCTGACAGTCAATTTCAAAATCAAATTCTTCTAACTGTAGTCCTTAAGAAC harbors:
- a CDS encoding M1 family metallopeptidase, whose protein sequence is MKFGTQLLISLLFLISFYGIAQKPVFELKDSLRGSLRLERTYDVKHYDLNLSVDPDRKFIKGTNAITLTSMADMEEIQLDLFENMKILKITKDKKELVYRRIYNAVFIANPIKSGESCTILVEYEGNPTIAKNAPWDGGFVWSKDADNMDWIGVACEGDGASLWWPNKDHLSDEPESMDMYFTVPNPYVAISNGKLVGKKKMGKKKTTYHWNVSYPINNYNVTVYIGQYETFNETYTTKSGEALALNFSVLKPNVTKAKAHFGQVPKVLEAFEHYLGPYPFIRDGYGLVEAPYLGMEHQSAIAYGNKFQRGYLGSRIPEEFDFDYIILHETAHEYWGNSVSCKDHADMWLHEGFATYMESLFVEYFYGREAALRYLNSQKKGISNDQPLIGPLGVNFTNNPHDIYSKGSWVLQTLRYAINNDSLWFDIFKGFYDKYKMGFATSKDFIEFVNLKTGKDYGPFLRQYLRYKNLPKLIYSVSFRDTYTQIKYKWDNLEQQFSLPVEFSLDGKIIVLEPGNDWKYIEFNRKFNKIAPKDDKILIEILKAE
- a CDS encoding glyceraldehyde-3-phosphate dehydrogenase is translated as MSTNNQFEQIEAALRNWREKEKTALKLSKLVGELRFDRSIEIVFFRHDLYDERPSDIINKHLFSKHYIDKPLSIELTLQIVEAIVELKELEPSRIDVGKLASEWETSNKEFDSIDSFLRDKLKKGFNSNIKRDSHRDVVLYGFGRIGRLVARRLISSTGSGEQLRLRAIVIRPSMKDRSEEIFKRMALLETDSIHGDFPGTIDVDVEHSQVEINGNRIQMIFANDPSDINYESFGIANALLIDNTGMWDTKEKLSAHLRPGISQVILTAPGKDIPNIVVGVNHDIINLEQENVFCAASCTTNAIVPIIQVLDQRFLIEKGHLETVHAYTSDQNLLDNFHKKPRRGRGAPINMVITSTGAASAVAKVLPHLKGKLTGNAVRVPVPNVSLAILNLSFANPTTLEDILGELRKATLHGNLVEQLQYSTSNEYVSSNAVGSTVASVIDAPSTILSNDGKTATIYAWYDNEFGYTCQVVRLAKYVAQVRRFTYY
- a CDS encoding L-threonylcarbamoyladenylate synthase, coding for MNFEYNEVTEIAKLLLDDKVILYPTDTVWGMGCLVNNVAGIDRITQLKNRTPDKSFIILVNSVQMLKHYVVGIHPRIETLLSYHSQPLTIIYPKAKNLPHNVIVQDGSIAIRICGDPFCNQLIGQVNQAIISTSANKTGEPTPLNFNQISEDVKSSVDYIVKYGQSNSELREPSVIARYDKDGELIFIR
- a CDS encoding PDZ domain-containing protein, yielding MNNEHLDYKKWQPFLLGLCAAIGMFGGYKLKLAESNNNVYNKVIDPSYFVHQKTQDALSYIQTKYVDSLKNEALSEYLISQLAYALDPYSEYISANHLQEYMDEMDGGYQGIGMEYQLIHDKLIVSKIISQGPISKTSIELGDEILSINNHVINFQNSKSDSINTFIKASNDTIDLVWKKQLNAEVTKSKVIRDNIETSTIGTVFSPYDKTIYIKIKLFGDRTYREFMEVLENYVFEHKCTNLILDLRDNQGGLVHIAADILNQLVQEKDVMLFRTSGRQVVSKEYKSLGKPFFKLNKIIVLINEKTASAAEIVAGSLQDLNLATIIGTPSFGKGTILEQFNLADGSALRIATSRIYLPSGRCIQKSYNQSADSISNWLSPFRSDTNSILISNGKKIINGQAIYPDLLVSNPVAEPNSSDDVKEIALKLALNNIQSLKNLIGDDVEKIDDKTIDLFLKTKLKDWENSITKQNHFDWIIEESKFAITNLLFGEDMEQRASLNQDEVMLTALNLLKNNK
- a CDS encoding gliding motility-associated C-terminal domain-containing protein, producing MSLKFYILLLFALCNHSIFAKHIIGGDISYVCNGINKTTNRANYTVTIKVYRDCNGNGAKFDENPFIGIYLKSANNNYTVFQSFTIPSPKVNKLVSDNPCIIIPPNVCVEEGIYKFTIDLPIVTSTYVIAYQRCCRNETISNILNPGDQGAAYTIEITPLAQQVCNNSPLFKKFPPIVICVNSPLVFDHSATDPEGDLITYEFCNPYTAGGMNGSNGIGNATDCNGVTPDPSKCLPPFSTVQFRAPFYTVFEPLGGNPPVTINTLTGLITGTPNIIGQFVVGVCMKEYRNGQLLSESRRDFQFNVTTCIDLVNAKIASDSIINNKEYILNSCGNNTIDFINQSSDEKFINTYDWEFNINGQIQSYNIKNPSVNFPGIGSYLGTLFLNRGAQGCNDTANVRVNVFPEIKADFSFQYDTCIAGPVQFKDLSFSGSNKLTNWNWLFEPKGTSIIKDPSFDFRTPGIKPVFLQIKDINGCMDTITKDINYYPVPQLLVIDPSDFIGCNPMEVQFENLSYPIDSTYDIIWDFGDGQTSGKISPTHTFDLPGIYSVNLKVRSPIGCFTEINYPNWIQVKPSPIADFIFKPQDPSSFHKEILITDQSIDAQSLKYIIDNRDILIQRNPKYTFRDTGIHEVKQIVVHASGCQDTLIQFIDVEPKVTYFVPNAFTPNGDGSNELFYGVGYVEGMKNFEMSIWDRWGALLFKSNDPNEAWNSRINNTGSIVQNGVYVYKISFSTPRDKLVNLKGFVTVVR
- a CDS encoding sigma-70 family RNA polymerase sigma factor — protein: MRQLKITKSITNRESQSLEKYLQEIGKVDLLTPEEEVELAKKIKQGDQISLEKLTKANLRFVVSVAKQYQNQGLSLSDLINEGNLGLIKAAQRFDETRGFKFISYAVWWIRQSILQALAEQSRIVRLPLNKVGSLNKINRAFSELEQEYEREPSAEELATLLEIPTEEVETTLGVAARHVSMDAPFVEGEDNSLLDVLENSSTPATDSILEYKDSLRREIERALGTLTDRQADVIKLYFGIGVEHPESLEDIGDKFGLTRERVRQIKDKAINKLRSTTRSKLLKQYLGF
- the rplS gene encoding 50S ribosomal protein L19; the protein is MNLIKYVEDQLLDISRIPEFSAGDTIIMSYKIIEGNKERVQDFRGDVLNIRGEGKNKSFTVRKISSGIGVERIIPFSSLNIVDIKVVKKGRVRRAKLFYLRKLSGKKARIKEATFSK